A window of Hydrogenimonas thermophila genomic DNA:
ATGGCAATAAGACTAGTCAGGTAGATTAATCTCATGAATTACTCCTTTCAATACTTACCTGATTTTGAGCGGTGGGATGATAAAGGTAAAAAATGAATTTTTGATGAAAACTTATAATTTTTAGAGGTTACATTTATATAAAAACTAAAGTGAGTCTATACGAGTAAGAAGATTTGGTTTTGTGTGGTATAATTTTCGTAAAGAGGTGAGAGTGTGGAAATAATCCGTCGTGCCACCGGCGAGGGCTTTAAGTCGTCGATATGGAAGGGTGACGGTCTTCCCACCTCTTATTTAAACTTCCACTCTCCATAAAATAACTGAAAAAAGGGATTTTTTAAATCAGAAGCATTTATGTAGCCTGCTGTCTTGATAAGCGTTAATTCATCCCCTTTATATTTAAACTTTGTATCTATAACTGTTTTATATCCATAAATAGCTCTTTTTTAATTACAATTTTAACTAATTCATTTGTAAAAAATTGGAAAAGTTTGGTTTTGTGTGCTATAATCGGTTATATGGAGATGTGAAAGGCGGAAAGGGTTTATCCCACCGGTATTGCCGCCGATGGTTGCGACCAGTATGAGAGGGATTACCGGCTCTCCACATCTCCATATATTACTTCATAACTTTTTAAATTTGAATTTTCTATATAGCCTGCTGTTTTTATAAGCGTTATTGACTCTTTCTTTCTTTTATATTTTGTATCTATTACAAGTTTGATAATTTTAGAGCAACTACTTTTATGCTTACAGTATAATAAATTTAATTTATCTTTTTCATTATCAAAAAAGACTGCACTTGGGTTTTTTAAAATATTAGGTATTCTTAAAATATCCTCTTCACTAAGCCCTGCTCCTCTTTGCTTTTTACTCTCTCTTGCAAGATGAGATAAACCTTTATGGTTTATATAAATCTCTTTGGTATGAATCGGCACGCCTTTTATATTTAAAAACTCAATCACCTTTTCATCTAATTCACCTACAATAACTTTATTTCTTGTAAGCTTCTTTCTTGCTTTTATCTCATCAAGCATAGATTTTATATCCATAAATAGATCTTTTTTACTTACAATTTTACCTAACTTTTTGTTAACTTCTTTCCTGATATAATGTCACCAGAAAATAGCGTACCGATTCAAAAAAGGAGAAACATGCGGCATCTCATTACCACTGACGACCTCTCTGTAGAAGAGATTAAAAATCTCTTTAACGATGCCGAGTCCTATTTAGATACACCACCGCCAAAACTTCTGCAAAACCGTCTAATAATCACACTTTTTTTTGAAAACTCAACCCGAACTCGCAGTAGTTTTGAAATTGCAGCAAAAAAACTTGGTGCAGATGTTGTTCACTTGGATGTAGCAAAAAGCTCTACAAAAAAGGGAGAGACTCTTTACGACACTGCCGCCAACCTAAATGCTATGGGTCCGGATGCTATTATTGTTCGTCACGCTCAAAGCGGAACTCCATACCAAATTTCCCGTCATGTTGACTGTGCCATTTTCAATGCAGGTGACGGAGCTCATGCTCATCCAAGTCAGGCACTGCTTGATCTATTTACGATTCGCAGGCACTTTAAAGGAGAACTAGAAGGTAAACGCATAGCTATCGTAGGAGATATTAAAAACTCTCGTGTAGCTAATTCCAATATGCGTCTTTTGCCTCGTTTTGGATTGAAGATTACACTGGTTGCACCACCACACTTTATGCCAAAAACAGATTTCCCTTCAACAACAAAGCTAAATGATGTGCTTGATGAAGTTGACATTATTATGAGTTTGAGAACCCAAACAGAAAGACACTCTCATCCAATTTATGCAAGTTTGAAAGAT
This region includes:
- a CDS encoding aspartate carbamoyltransferase catalytic subunit yields the protein MRHLITTDDLSVEEIKNLFNDAESYLDTPPPKLLQNRLIITLFFENSTRTRSSFEIAAKKLGADVVHLDVAKSSTKKGETLYDTAANLNAMGPDAIIVRHAQSGTPYQISRHVDCAIFNAGDGAHAHPSQALLDLFTIRRHFKGELEGKRIAIVGDIKNSRVANSNMRLLPRFGLKITLVAPPHFMPKTDFPSTTKLNDVLDEVDIIMSLRTQTERHSHPIYASLKDYASDYCITKEKIGKRDILLLHPGPVHRNIDIDDEMLADPRCKVLEQVKNGVAVRMAALKKLILANG